Genomic window (Zingiber officinale cultivar Zhangliang chromosome 2B, Zo_v1.1, whole genome shotgun sequence):
ACATTCCCTTGACAATGGCACAATGCAGTTGCTTCCCAAAACTCAGCTCCTTCAGTTCTCCACAAGCCGTCAGGATGCTGCAAACTGTGAACTCGTTCGGGGCAAAATCATCACCATGCATCTCCTGAAACATCAACAACGCTTTCTGCTCACGCCCACCTTGCACATGAGCACTGATCAGGGTAGTCCAAGTGATGACATCCTTTCTCGGCATTCTATCGAACACTCTGTGTGCGCTCGTGATGTCACGGCACTCTGCATAAAAGTACACAAGCGTGCTATTGACTATCAGGTTCCCCCAATCCCCCTTCAAAACACAGGCATGAATCTGTCTCCCAAGCTCCAACTTCGATGAATTCCCGCAGGACTTCAACAAGCAAACGTAGGTCATGCTGTTTGCCTCTACATGGCTTTCGAGCATTTCAACGAACAGACGGATGACTTCATCGTCAAGGTTCATCCAGAGATGGGCATTAATAATGGCAGTCCAAGAGAtaacatttctagtgggcattgCGTTGAACACCTTGAGGGCGGAATCCAAATCGAAGAATCTTGCATAAGCACTGATGAGATTGTTTCCGACGAAGGTGAGCGAGGAGAGGGACCGCCGGAGGGCAGCCGCATGGAGGCGCTCGACCTTCGCCGGACTCGAAGACGAGACGAGGAAGGACGAGAGTGTTGCGGGATCGAACCAGTCGTGCGAGTCATCGTATGAATCATTTTCTGACGGAGGAACAGGAGTGACTATTAGAGATCCATCGGCGGCAGAAACAGGCGGGATTCCGGCGAGGAAGGTCGATGATTTGGGCGGTGCGCAGCGGCGGTTCCTCCGGAGAGAAGGTGCGAGCTCGGTCGGGAAGACAAATGGTTGAGGAGGGAGAAGGAAGGAATGGGGCTGGAGGGGAAGGAAGGCGACCGCCGGCAACGACAGCAGCATCGGCACCGGGATTCGTCGCAATGATTCGGCGGAGGGAAAAGACGCGAAAAGTAGTCATCTGGAAacagataaataaatataaaaataaaacaaaattctagcaatagatatttatattttttataatgttTAATTTCTACCACTCAATCCTCTTCCTGTGACATACATAATACATTAATGAAACCCGCTGACTGCCATCTTTAATTAGACGGTTAACCAACCAAATCGACTCAAATTTTATGATGTTTAACCTAAAGTTATCCGAATTAAAATAAACCAattctttaaaataattattcaagATTTGCTTAGTATAATTCATTTAAATAGTATCAAACTCTCCAtccaaatttattaaaaattgtttaaaacttttaaatttaaacttacttGATTAATGATTAAATTTGATAACATAAatgtattaattaatttttaaaattttcctttatttatttaataatttaataaaaaaattattgatgaaCATGATTCATAACATTGGAATAAcaaaatattattcataaatattattaTGAAAAAGTACATTGTCAATTTCAATGTCCTTAAATAGAGATAGATCATGATCCGATAGTAAGACAAGACCCGCTTGGTAGGAAGTTAAAGTGGTCAACATCCAAGGCAGGCGATCGATCGGACGAGCTACTTTCCCGAGCGGCGGGAAGAATAGCCGACCTGACATATCGACAGCTCGACCTAATGCCGAATTTCTGACGCTCATAAGACAAAACAGGAAGAGATGAAGGTCGAGCGGACATCTCGCTCGGCTAACCAGGAACACGACATCGACCCAACAGTTAAAGCTCCCTCGCTCGATAGGGCAGAGTCGGACATCAAATCATCAGCCGAGCGGACATCCGAATCGGTCTAACCTTGGTGGCGCTGGGAGGGCGTTAGCCGAGCGATCCCTTCGCTCAACCAAGGAAAGGTGCTAGCCGAGCAGTTCCTCCGCTTGGTTTGGTAAAGGACAAGGGGAGCAGTTGACAATATCTTCCTAGGAACCAGTGCCGCCGACAAGAGGTATGgccggcggcatggtcagacagagaatcgtacgggggaaacttccactgtcacgtcagaaatatgctcgtgctattaagGTATGGCGTTCGACACGCTTTTTTGACACATCCATTTCAGTTAtgttttgaggagcgtgcacgtctCGGGGAGCGTGCATGCGCCTCTAGGGAGCCTTATATAAGGACCCTCAGACTTCAATGGAGGTATGctcatttcttcactgtagctacagtctcgTTTCCCCTTGGCTCTACTTTTTTCTGCCAGagatcttacttgagcgtcggagggtcatcgccaggGAACCCCCTCCTCGGCTCGGCATTGTGCTTGCAGGTCCACGTCGGCGGAAGATCTACGCTCGCAGAGTCTTCAACCAGTCAACAGGAGCCCCACGTCCCCAGTGTTCATTGATTcagctctcggacaggatcaaattggcgccgtctgtgggaacgtacctGAATCCGAGTttagaagatggaagaagttggacgccAACACACTGTGACGCTCTCTCAAGAGAAGCTAGACGCGCTCGTACAGGTAGGAGCGACCAAGATCATAGAGCAGCAACAGAAGGCACTAGCCGAGCGACTGGCGCAACAATCAACCTCAGCATCTGGAGGCCAAATGGCGCACGAAGACCGGCCGGAACAGCTCTCCATATGGGGTCAAAACAAGGGTTCGACCGGTACGCAAGCAGAGGCACTGCCCGCCCCGATCCCATTCCATCAGGccctgttccagacgccctctaAGATCGCGCAAGCAAATCGAGACCGATCTTCCTCAAACGAAGTTCCCGCTCGGGATGCAAGAAAGGGCACAGCGCCCCGAGCCGACCCATCCCCCGAGCGGGTCAACCGCCAATTCTCCGAAGCAATTCTACAGGatatagggatgtaaatgaaccaaatggttcgcgagctattcggagctcgattcgggtAAAAGcttgttcgagttcgttcgtttatcttatcgagtcgagctcgagctcgattttgagctcgacagttttatcgagttgAGCTCGAGATTAAGGATATtcagctcgtgagctcgcgaacatgttcatttATAGGCACGCGAGCTaaaaaaaaatgagccttaaaccgagccaaaaaatgagccttaaaatgagccaaaaaatgagctaaaaaacgagctctaaatgagcccgagctcgcttaacgagttaggctcgttaactttaataatcgagctaataacgagccgagctcgaactgttcgcgagcttgataattctaaaacgagccgagctcgagccttgtgataaaagctcgattcgagctcgagcccgaatataacttaaacgagccgagctcgagctcgaatataacttaaacgagccgagctcgagcctaatactgttcggctcggttcggctcgtttacatccctaacaGGATTCTCTGTCAAGGCACTACGCACCCTTGGCGATCGACGAGTACAACAGGTTGACCGATCCGGATGACCACCTCGACAAATTCGACAACGTTgcaacccttcatcaatacacagatggagttaagtgtcgagttttcctcaCTACGTTGTCCGGCTCAACACAGCGTTGGTTTCGAAGGTTGCCGGACGGGTCGATTCaaagtttcaaagacttcaagacggccttcctccaccactttacGAGCAGCAGGCGCTATCAGAACACCATCGTTAGTCTgttctctatgaagcaagggccgagagaGACTCTACGGGCCTACATTCAACGCTTTAACCAGGCGGCTATGGGCATCCCCACGGTCTCGTCCGAAActatgatgcatgccttcacccaATGGCTTATCGACGGGggcttcttccgctcgctcattagGAAGCCGCCTACGATTATGAACATATGCTGAAGAAGGCCAGCGAGTATATCAACGTAGAAGAAGTCCAGACGGCTCGAAGGAAAGAAGCGCCATCAGAACCATCTGTGCAGGCCGAACGAAGGCCGCCAAACAGCCACCAACCTCCAAGAGGGCCCCGAGCTGATGTAATACGACCATATCAGGAAGCAAGGCTACACACCGTCCAACACGTGGCTGCTAAATGGCCAAGGcccaagggaaaggtatggactcctataTTCTATGCCTTCCATCAATCCGCAACCCACAACACCCGAGAATGCTGTGGAGTCCCTGCGGACGCCCAGCCGACTCCCCGGATTTATTGTCGTCGATCACCTTCCCCCGAACTATGATATAGGTGGCCGAGTGTTGGACGACGAGAGGAGATCAGGCGGTCACTTGAGCGACGACATCATCATCAAGCAAGGAGTGACGACCGCACCCCAGCCTCACATGGGCAAGTTGGGCACTCCGCTCGAGAGGAGATCAGGCGGTCACCTGAGCGGCGACATCATCATCAAGCAAGGAGTGACGACCATGCCCCAGCCTCACATGGGCAAGTCGGGCACtctgctcgggaggaggaaaatcgaAGCAACGCCGCTCGGGGTGAAATTAATATCATAGCAGGTGGACCGAccagcggagactccaaccgagcccagGAGTCGTATGCTAGACGACTGGAGATCCATGCTGTAGGATGCATCCAAGGGAGGGCGAACGGGCCCGAAATCAACTTTGGTCCTAATGATCTCGATGGGATCGAAGTACCGCACgacgacaccctcatcatccgtgCGGTAATtaccaactacactattcatcgcatatttattgacacagagagctcggtcaacatcatcttcaaaaaggCCTTCCACCAGCTCCAGATCGACCGGGCCGGGTTGCTACCGATGACAACCCCTTTGTACGGGTTCACCGGCAACGAGGTCCAACCGATCGATCAGACAAGGTTGGTCATATCACTCGAAGAAGAGCCACTCCGAAGGACCatgaccaccaccttcatcgtcgTAGACTCCCTATCAACCTATAACGTCATCCTGGGCCGGTCGGCCCTCAACGAATTCCGGGCGGTAGTCTCGACctattgccagaagatcaagttccccgtagagGACCGAGTCGGGGAAGTCAAAGGAGACCAGCTGGCTTCTCGACgctgctatgtcgagatggtgaAGGCGGAGGCTAAGTCCGCTCAGAAAGCTCCCCGAcacgaggtaaacgccataaccgaaaaacctcctactctagtttatgaagagaaagaagaggtgcaGATACACCCTAGCCGGGTGGaggcaacaactttcatagcgGCCGACCTGCAAGATGAGCAGAAGGCCAAGCTGATCGGATGTCTTCAgcagaatcatgatgtcttcgcctggtccacGCATGAACTACCCGGGGTTTTCCCGAGCGTAGCAcaacatgagcttcacgtccaaTCGGATGCaaggccggtgaagcaaaggaaaagggatttcagcgccgagcagaatcagatcatccgagctgaagtagaGAAGCTTTTGTAGGCCGACCATATCagagaggtccagttcccgagctggctcgcgaatGTGGTGGTAGTCTTAAAACCCGACAACAAGTGtagggtgttagagtgtatactaaaagcctagcttttggtatgaatatttatctagaaataagaatcacattggtcaaatgtctacatttatgataaatgtagttgctcaattaatttatattgtagataacatggtgtgtggtgtcacacatagaagatcatgttatcggttccttataaattataaacagtggctcacgaccatgatggaaaggaacaaaccatttgaaggtcgtagtgtaattaggtgttagtttatcttaactatataattacactagtacacttagagtgtattgagtaggaccatttgaggtcgtttcttttatactgactttataaagaaacaaagacctcggttattatggaagtgtgtgctcttaatcctaatataataacaagcacatatatttgatatttatttctttaatttatcaatgggtgagatttagttcgatgaatcaataagctcgataagttgggaaatgatatcacttatagtgtgtgttgttgattatagaaggaaactgtgttctagtaatctaggttgagaatgtccccaagaggagctcataaggattgtcatgttaaaccctgcaggtggacttagtccgacatgacgatgaagttgagtggtactactcttggagctagatattaattaagtgagttgtcagtaacttacttaattagtggacatttgttatcttaaatacagggagactaacacactcataataagaaggagcccaaaatgtaatttgggattggtgcggtagttcaataatagttctctagtggaatgaattattattgataaaattaagttatgtgttcggggcgagcacgagatgcttaattttatcgggagaccaaaaccaattcctcctctcggtccctatcgtagcctcttaattatagagtactatacccacctatacccaccttcttacccatcctataggggccggccaagctagcttggagaccaagctagggccggccatgggtatgttcatgggtgaattcatgtggccgtccctattaaaataaaaaggaattttaattttaaaatttttcttatgtggataatataatttaaaagagagtttaaaaatttaattccttccttttataagattctacaaaagattaagagaagagttaaaatctctttccttatttgtagattaaaaggttgattttaattttagtaaaagctttccttttaattatattcatgatttaaaagaaagtttaaaaattaaaaattctcttttattagtttctacaaaagattaagaaaagatttaatatctttcattatttgtagattgaaaggagattttaatttttagagataactttcctttttggaaattatccacatgtttaaaagaaagattttaatttataaaatttctttttattaaccaatcatgaagggattagaattattggagaaatttttataaatttctagaaacaaattaggaagttttaatttttgtttttaattaaaactctccttgttttggggaaaagagtggccgaccattataatttgaaaagagaaaattattttaattaaataaattttccttttcaatggcaaaagaattaaggaagtttttattaaattttccttatttgccaagaccaaggattataaaagagggggtagaggaggcttcaaggctaacgactctattctatttttcctctcttttctccttaggtgtggccggccctttctttcctctcctctcctttgtgtggccgaaaccttctcatggtggagatagctttggtggccggatctaagaaggagaagaaggagagaaaagaagcctcttttctagcatctcttggagcatggtggtggtggccgaacctcttcatcctaggagaagttttgatggccgaaacttgtaaggaagaagaaggtgcttggtggttctcatctcggaagatcgttgcccacacaacgtccgaggttagaagaggaatacggtagaagatcaagaggtctttctaaaaggtataactagtaatttttgtttccacatcatactagttatttttggaaataatactaaatacaagaggcatacgattctagagtttcgaattttttttcgatatagtgttcttttgtttttctttcccttgtgatttgattgttcttttcggttaacctaaagttattttaggaaattaaatattagctttccataaaaggttttgtctagtcggtggtggttgctcccatatccaagaagaccatgtgcctcgccacgtcagtactgggaaccaattatggaaattaatatttaatggaattaataacttaaggtgatttgggtcgaacgtgttaagttccgcaggagacccaagtcaaaacctaaaagaacgaatagattaagttttggatcaaacgtgttaagttccgcaggcgatccaaaatttaatttaaaagaacacatggtagctaggaaaaggttcaaacctttgtacgaaatttttatacagtggaacctctaggttttccgagtagcaaccaacaattggtatcagagctagggttttgcctctgtgtatttggtattagtttaattatgcacatgtcatacataatttaggcaggttaatagtaggatgtgctaactttgtggatgcaggatccaactattatggcttatggttattatgtgtgtgattggacccctggacatgtcaagggtattttattgtgtgtgcatgattgtattataaaatacagcaggagctgtatttagttttattaggattttatttttgatctagttacatgtacattccttttatggaatataggatcgatggatgtaaattttattttatgttcgatctagtttacatgtacattccttcgaggaatataggatcaaaatgtaaaattctatttatgtcgcggatcgaatcttgcaaagcgtggaactttctaaggaccagaggcgcagcggaactaggagcaagatggatgcgacagctagacccggtggcagtggccaaatatggcagcagcttgggatgacaacacacggaggacaacaagagataaaagccataatagttgaaaattagattttctatttattgcttttatattgtgctgtgtgtgcatgttagtttacatatttagtaggatagcatagttaaaattcctcatttataaataactaagtgggagagggattttaagtaaatcccatggtctccattactggtttgtaagtgatgcaaacaagcttgcgttggctcgagtgccttcctccatacggatgagcttgtttgtgtaTCACTataagacttccattttggatgactataggaagttaattaaggcgtgtgatcttccccaacggaagggcataatcttattaatggacttagtgtcaagtaatggtatacacttagacacatctaatagtatcctcccccagccactgctattgtttgtgtgaccaaatgataccaactattaattttatttgtcaaaaagttaggttgacaagataataaaattaatgggttaaaaccctctttttacaaatgttgaatttgtatacgtccacactaacgtggcatgcaaaattcacggtgtttgaggtgttggtgaatttaaataatattgtttgaggaatcaatatttttttttaaaattcaaaagtttttgaccaaatatttgatcaaagacagatcaactattaattttattcgtcataaagtaaagttgacgagataataaaattaatgaataaaatctcctcttcgattttgtatacgtccacactatcgtggcatacaaaattcatggggatttttaaggagttgatcttgaccaagtatttttgtgattcttaggatttaaaatgtttatcaatcccctagtagtcatactataagaaagacttagtaatctcaattgtaatgattggaaatatgatttggatattaaggtagactgtcttcttagaactaagaacaatataggtgtatttaattcattagttgaaacatgtttagtggtgttatctaccagaacctggagtgtagatacagatgccattaatcatgtccgcaattcattgcagggttccaggaaacccagcaactaaatgaaaattaaaacaccgtccacatgggcactattgtaaaaatggtagctgttgcagtgggagatgtttatcttttgataagaacaaaacatggatttttgagtaattgtctttacgcaccaagtttagaaagaactggttttcagtttctaaactattcaaagaacttgatattctgcctcttttaataacaaagttgttattaagaaaaagagggaagttatctgttctggtacgttggttggcaatttattcAATAACTCTCactatgcaacaaatggaaattagtaacacatcttctaactttaagagaaagtaaccttcgaaaatgaaccaattatatctttagcttctaaggctaggttatattaacttgagtaggattcattggtagctgatgaacttttgggttcattagtagtggaaatctttccaacctacgagtcttacttggaaggaaaaataaccaagaagcttttaagtctaaggggtatggagtcaaagatatattggaattagttcattctgatttgtgtgatcctatgagcatccaggcaagaggttgtttcaaatatttcatctattttataaacaactatttgagatacggatatatttacttgatgtgccgcaagtctaagtgctttgattagttcaaagagtatgaggctgatgtggagaaacgacaaagtaaaagtcactatggtaagaacatattgacaagtacctcttgggagaatttag
Coding sequences:
- the LOC122046031 gene encoding pentatricopeptide repeat-containing protein At4g18520, chloroplastic-like — translated: MLLSLPAVAFLPLQPHSFLLPPQPFVFPTELAPSLRRNRRCAPPKSSTFLAGIPPVSAADGSLIVTPVPPSENDSYDDSHDWFDPATLSSFLVSSSSPAKVERLHAAALRRSLSSLTFVGNNLISAYARFFDLDSALKVFNAMPTRNVISWTAIINAHLWMNLDDEVIRLFVEMLESHVEANSMTYVCLLKSCGNSSKLELGRQIHACVLKGDWGNLIVNSTLVYFYAECRDITSAHRVFDRMPRKDVITWTTLISAHVQGGREQKALLMFQEMHGDDFAPNEFTVCSILTACGELKELSFGKQLHCAIVKGMYKNDVHVGTSLINMYSRCGEVWDARIVFNLMPNRNTVTWTSMISGYANCCLGEEAILLFQSMKQRRISASNLTTVSILSACGWVGSSSMGKEVHAQIIKNSICENIQIGSTLIWFYLKCGNYAYAVRVFEAMPVKDVVSWTAIISGLVNLGHGLEALKFLNGMLSEGVEPNPFTYSSALKACSKLEAVDNGKWIHAHVSKNVAFSNVFVDGALIDMYMRCGCTSDALRVFEMMEEHNLVSWKMMVVGYARNGLCQDALKFMYQMREEGFHVDDYVHATVLGACGDVNWESEGSADSCMSSV